One genomic region from Desulfovibrio oxyclinae DSM 11498 encodes:
- a CDS encoding sugar phosphate isomerase/epimerase family protein, with protein sequence MEAPSRPTVLLSTGSLFHLPTAHVAGLAARAGFEGLELIVNSPGMAPGEGMTAVHDACPVRSLHAPFRNWSRWGGHLNSWRATTALANHLPQANHITLHPPQPGLGGLISSRWFQRAYDLPDLLDAKGRVEYSLENMPWVESPFGKDPLDKLMDQCRDKNVGLTLDVCHLGVSGRDILDALDRVPGDLLRHVHFSDARGYREHMAPGTGPLPLTEFLHRLAARQYTGLITLELEPAAFPDDDEGILAELKSHLHFMLENLGL encoded by the coding sequence ATGGAAGCTCCCTCGCGCCCAACGGTATTGCTGTCCACGGGCAGCCTTTTCCACCTGCCGACCGCACACGTGGCAGGACTTGCCGCTCGCGCCGGCTTTGAGGGACTGGAGCTTATCGTCAATTCCCCCGGCATGGCACCGGGCGAAGGCATGACCGCCGTGCACGACGCCTGTCCCGTGCGCAGCCTGCACGCCCCTTTCCGCAACTGGAGCCGCTGGGGCGGCCATCTCAACTCGTGGCGCGCAACCACCGCGCTGGCCAACCATCTGCCGCAGGCCAACCACATCACCCTGCACCCGCCGCAGCCCGGCCTCGGCGGCCTGATCTCCTCCCGCTGGTTCCAGCGCGCCTATGATCTGCCCGACCTGCTAGACGCCAAGGGACGCGTGGAATATTCGCTTGAAAACATGCCGTGGGTCGAAAGCCCCTTCGGCAAGGACCCGCTGGACAAGCTCATGGACCAGTGCCGCGACAAGAATGTCGGCCTGACCCTCGACGTCTGCCATCTCGGGGTTTCCGGCCGCGACATCCTCGACGCTCTCGACCGTGTTCCCGGTGATCTGCTTCGCCACGTCCATTTTTCCGATGCGCGCGGCTACCGCGAACACATGGCTCCCGGAACCGGGCCCCTCCCGCTGACGGAATTTCTGCACAGGCTCGCCGCCCGCCAATACACCGGCCTGATTACCCTCGAACTCGAACCCGCCGCCTTTCCGGACGACGACGAAGGCATCCTCGCCGAACTGAAATCGCATTTGCATTTCATGCTGGAAAATCTCGGCCTGTGA
- a CDS encoding DMT family transporter — MNSRALRADLLLFVTAAIWGFAFVAQRVGMDHVGPLTFNAVRFALGAAALIPLIRVMERQRDAAKVATPVAVPEEAPAISPASTSFLIKGGLILGAALFLGSTFQQLGLAAPLLESFGFAPSTAGKAGFITGLYVVFVPLMGLAMGQRAGLGSWIGCVLAVIGMYLLSFSGSFSIDFGDALVLVSAVFWAIHVLIIGKMCPGMDGVDAVKLSSVQFAVCAILSLVGALLTEEITMVGLSGAALPILYGGLMSVGVAYTLQVVAQRDANSAHAAIILSLESVFAAIGGFLMLGELLSIRAMIGCGLMLVGMIISQLRP; from the coding sequence ATGAATTCACGCGCGCTCAGGGCCGATCTGCTGCTGTTTGTCACCGCCGCCATCTGGGGGTTCGCCTTCGTCGCCCAGCGCGTGGGCATGGATCATGTAGGACCGCTCACCTTCAACGCCGTGCGCTTCGCCCTCGGCGCGGCCGCGCTTATCCCGCTCATTCGGGTGATGGAGCGCCAGCGCGACGCCGCCAAGGTGGCCACGCCGGTGGCCGTTCCTGAAGAAGCCCCGGCAATATCTCCAGCCAGTACTTCCTTTCTTATCAAAGGCGGGCTGATTCTCGGCGCCGCGCTGTTCCTCGGCTCCACCTTCCAGCAGCTCGGCCTCGCCGCTCCGCTTCTGGAAAGCTTCGGCTTCGCACCCTCGACGGCAGGCAAGGCCGGATTCATCACCGGGCTCTACGTGGTCTTCGTGCCGCTCATGGGGCTTGCCATGGGCCAGCGCGCCGGGCTCGGTTCATGGATAGGCTGCGTGCTGGCCGTAATCGGCATGTACCTGCTCTCCTTTTCCGGCAGCTTCTCCATTGATTTCGGTGACGCCCTCGTGCTCGTCAGCGCGGTCTTCTGGGCCATCCACGTGCTCATCATCGGCAAGATGTGCCCCGGCATGGACGGCGTGGATGCGGTCAAGCTCTCCAGCGTCCAGTTCGCGGTCTGTGCCATCCTGAGCCTCGTGGGCGCACTGCTCACCGAAGAGATCACCATGGTCGGCCTTTCCGGCGCCGCCTTGCCGATCCTCTACGGCGGCCTCATGTCCGTGGGCGTTGCCTACACGCTGCAGGTGGTCGCCCAACGCGACGCCAACTCCGCACACGCCGCCATCATCCTCAGCCTGGAATCCGTGTTCGCCGCCATCGGCGGATTCCTGATGCTCGGCGAGCTCCTGAGCATACGCGCTATGATCGGCTGCGGCCTGATGCTTGTGGGCATGATAATCTCCCAGCTCCGCCCCTGA
- the dapF gene encoding diaminopimelate epimerase — MSDFFGQSVPFFKMQGCGNDFVVIDNRELGLPEAEMKDWVTKICARAFGVYADGLFFIDNAPKGSGLDYRWHFFNSDGSRAEMCGNASRCMGRLAYELGAAPREHTFGTDAGPIKAEVILEGEKAGEVKIQLTPAQGMTLNTELEVDGQTLTVHHVDTGVPHAVVFLDDVNAIDIKRLGAAIRYHDHFAPAGCNANFAQVLDKDTMLLRTYERGVEDETYACGTGAAATQIVAHELGLTNAEAALTTSGGEVLTIALENGNAFLQGAATLVFKGELYPESMGLKLP; from the coding sequence ATGAGCGACTTTTTCGGGCAGAGCGTGCCCTTTTTCAAGATGCAGGGCTGCGGCAACGACTTTGTGGTCATCGATAACCGCGAACTCGGCCTGCCGGAAGCCGAAATGAAGGACTGGGTCACCAAAATCTGTGCGCGCGCCTTCGGCGTTTACGCGGACGGACTCTTCTTCATCGACAACGCACCGAAAGGCTCGGGACTCGACTATCGCTGGCATTTCTTCAACAGCGACGGCAGCCGAGCCGAAATGTGCGGCAACGCCTCCCGCTGCATGGGCCGCCTTGCCTATGAACTCGGCGCAGCACCCCGCGAGCATACCTTCGGCACCGACGCAGGCCCCATCAAGGCCGAAGTCATCCTCGAAGGCGAAAAAGCCGGTGAAGTCAAAATCCAGCTCACCCCGGCACAAGGCATGACCCTGAATACCGAACTCGAAGTGGACGGCCAAACTCTTACAGTCCACCACGTGGACACCGGCGTCCCACACGCCGTCGTCTTCCTCGACGACGTGAACGCCATCGACATCAAACGCCTCGGCGCCGCCATCCGCTATCACGACCATTTCGCACCCGCTGGCTGCAATGCCAACTTTGCGCAGGTGCTCGACAAAGACACAATGCTCCTGCGAACCTACGAACGAGGCGTCGAAGACGAAACCTACGCCTGCGGAACCGGTGCCGCCGCCACCCAGATCGTGGCACACGAACTCGGCCTGACCAATGCCGAAGCCGCCCTCACCACCTCCGGCGGCGAAGTGCTCACCATCGCACTCGAAAACGGCAACGCCTTCCTGCAAGGCGCAGCCACACTCGTCTTCAAAGGCGAACTCTACCCCGAATCCATGGGCCTCAAACTGCCCTAG
- the trxC gene encoding thioredoxin TrxC, whose product MNMMHAVCPQCSATNRIDVSRAAQAACGKCKAPLLPKHPVELTSANFEKIIAKSGVPVLVDFWAPWCGPCKMMAPQFEKAASELAPEMLLAKVNTETEQQIGARFGIQSIPTLVLFEKGREKARQPGALNSADIVRWAWSKA is encoded by the coding sequence ATGAACATGATGCACGCAGTCTGTCCCCAATGTTCCGCCACCAATCGGATCGACGTCAGCCGGGCCGCGCAGGCCGCCTGCGGCAAATGCAAGGCGCCGCTCCTGCCGAAGCATCCCGTCGAGCTGACCAGCGCCAACTTTGAAAAGATCATCGCCAAATCGGGCGTACCCGTTCTGGTGGATTTCTGGGCACCATGGTGCGGCCCCTGCAAGATGATGGCGCCCCAGTTCGAAAAAGCAGCTTCGGAACTCGCGCCCGAAATGCTGCTTGCGAAGGTGAACACCGAAACCGAGCAGCAGATCGGAGCCCGCTTCGGCATTCAGTCCATTCCCACACTGGTGCTGTTCGAAAAAGGACGGGAAAAAGCCAGACAGCCCGGAGCGCTCAACAGCGCGGACATCGTCCGCTGGGCCTGGTCCAAGGCATGA